In Xenopus laevis strain J_2021 chromosome 2S, Xenopus_laevis_v10.1, whole genome shotgun sequence, a genomic segment contains:
- the smarcd1.S gene encoding SWI/SNF-related matrix-associated actin-dependent regulator of chromatin subfamily D member 1: MAARAGFQSLTPGGSGSAAAALGPGTPGPAVRMSPAPGQGIYRSPMPGAAYPRPGMLPGSRMTPQGPAMGPPGYGGSPAARPGMVQSGMDQSRKRPAPQQIQQLQQQQAAQNRNHSAKKKKMADKILPQRIRELVPESQAYMDLLAFERKLDQTIMRKRLDIQEALKRPIKQKRKLRIFISNTFNPAKSDAEDGEGTVASWELRVEGRLLEDAALSKYDATKQKRKFSSFFKSLVIELDKDLYGPDNHLVEWHRTPTTQETDGFQVKRPGDMNVRCTVLLMLDYQPPQFKLDPRLARLLGIHTQTRPVIIQALWQYIKNHKIQDPHEREYIVCDKYLQQIFESQRMKFSEIPQRLHALLMPPEPIIINHVISVDPNDQKKTACYDIDVEVDDTLKTQMNSFLLSTASQQEIAALDNKIHETIETINQLKIQRDFMLSFARDPQGFINDWLQSQCRDFKTMTDVVGNPEEERRAEFYFQPWAQEAVCRYFYSKVQQRRQELEQALGIRNT, translated from the exons ATGGCGGCGCGGGCTGGATTCCAATCACTGACCCCAGGGGGGTCCGGATCAGCTGCGGCTGCTTTGGGTCCCGGGACCCCTGGCCCAGCTGTAAGGATGAGTCCTGCCCCCGGGCAGGGGATATATCGTTCTCCGATGCCTGGAGCTGCTTACCCG AGACCAGGAATGCTGCCAGGTAGTCGAATGACTCCTCAGGGACCAGCAATGGGCCCCCCTGGTTATGGTGGAAGTCCAGCTGCTCGACCAGGCATGGTGCAGTCAGGCATGGACCAGTCTCGGAAACGTCCTGCACCTCAGCAAATACAGCAGTTGCAACAACAACAGGCTGCTCAGAATAGGAACCATAG tgctaagaagaagaaaatggctGATAAGATACTACCTCAGAGG ATTAGGGAACTGGTACCCGAATCCCAGGCTTACATGGATCTCTTAGCATTTGAGAGAAAGCTGGATCAGACCATTATGAGGAAACGGCTTGATATTCAGGAGGCTTTGAAGAGACCAATAAAG CAAAAGAGAAAACTTCGCATATTCATTTCCAATACTTTCAACCCTGCCAAATCAGACGCTGAAGATGGAGAGGGAACGGTTGCTTCCTGGGAGCTGCGGGTGGAGGGCCGTCTCCTTGAGGAT gccgCACTGTCTAAATATGATGCTACCAAACAGAAGAGGAAATTCTCATCCTTTTTTAAGTCGCTAGTTATTGAGTTGGATAAGGACCTTTATGGGCCGGATAATCACCTGGTGGAG TGGCACAGAACCCCTACCACGCAGGAGACCGATGGTTTTCAGGTGAAGCGCCCTGGGGATATGAACGTTCGCTGCACAGTATTACTGATGCTTGACTATCAG CCACCACAATTTAAACTTGATCCCCGACTGGCTCGCCTCCTTGGGATCCACACTCAGACTCGTCCAGTCATCATTCAAGCTCTGTGGCAGTACATCAAGAATCACAAGATTCAAGACCCTCATGAACGGGAATATATAGTATGTGACAAGTATTTGCAGCAG ATATTTGAGTCTCAACGGATGAAGTTTTCCGAGATCCCTCAGCGATTGCATGCCCTTCTCATGCCTCCAGAACCAATTATAATCAATCATGTCATTAG TGTTGACCCCAATGATCAGAAGAAAACCGCTTGTTATGACATTGATGTAGAAGTTGATGATACTCTAAAAACTCAGATGAACTCATTCCTGTTGTCCACTGCAAGTCAGCAGGAGATAGCTGCTCTAGATAACAAG ATTCATGAGACAATTGAAACTATTAATCAGTTGAAGATTCAGAGGGACTTTATGTTGAGCTTTGCCCGTGACCCTCAAGGATTTATTAATGACTGGTTACAGTCGCAATGCCGGGACTTCAAA ACAATGACCGATGTGGTAGGTAATCCTGAAGAAGAACGCCGAGCTGAGTTTTACTTCCAACCGTGGGCACAGGAGGCTGTGTGCCGGTATTTCTACTCAAAG GTGCAGCAAAGACGTCAGGAGCTGGAACAGGCTCTCGGGATTCGGAATACATAA